One genomic region from Sulfurimonas sp. hsl 1-7 encodes:
- a CDS encoding nucleotidyltransferase domain-containing protein: MTKRMSYINMDNIHWEVIVALTDKLKLSDSKYADAEKKYNAVSKWLHDSDNEIFKDSTIYPQGSVRLGTTVKPYGANEHDIDLVVHLPKVNKYYSSEYIHELIGDRLKDHDTYSSMLKPLKRGWRLNYAGDFHLDITPAIPDGECNNHCPINKHYAEFVPDSALRDWKSSNPRGYAEWFHKIDEKMPKFTTDSKNFVATFESRTIEDIPNQHNFKGVLKRTVQLLKRHRDIFFNEKHITLKEYSPISILITTLAAQAYEDILQTQELFDPVVLLKKIISDMKKFRPNENGFYYLANPTNLKENFAEKWNNSSLYSYSFSLWIEAVYNDIEVILTSNGLDITGKAINDAFGGKYGEQVIDSLTSSIDQSRETGLISGVFTLNEMAKPKVEKNTFFGA, encoded by the coding sequence ATGACAAAAAGAATGTCATACATAAACATGGATAATATCCATTGGGAAGTTATAGTTGCTCTAACTGACAAGTTAAAGCTTTCAGATTCTAAGTATGCTGATGCTGAAAAGAAATACAATGCTGTTAGTAAATGGCTTCATGATTCAGACAATGAGATTTTTAAAGATTCAACGATATATCCTCAAGGCTCTGTAAGACTTGGTACAACTGTTAAACCTTATGGTGCTAACGAACATGATATTGATCTGGTTGTTCATCTACCAAAAGTTAATAAGTATTATTCTTCTGAATATATACATGAATTGATAGGTGACAGACTCAAAGACCATGATACTTATTCTTCAATGTTAAAACCTCTTAAAAGAGGCTGGAGATTAAACTATGCTGGGGACTTTCACTTAGACATCACTCCAGCTATCCCTGATGGTGAATGTAACAATCATTGTCCAATCAACAAACACTATGCAGAGTTTGTTCCTGATTCAGCACTAAGAGATTGGAAGTCTTCAAATCCAAGAGGCTATGCAGAGTGGTTTCATAAAATAGATGAAAAAATGCCAAAGTTTACAACAGATAGTAAAAACTTTGTAGCAACGTTTGAGTCTAGAACTATTGAGGATATACCAAACCAACACAACTTTAAAGGTGTTTTAAAAAGAACTGTGCAGCTTCTTAAAAGACACAGGGACATTTTCTTTAATGAGAAACATATCACATTAAAAGAATATTCACCTATATCAATTTTGATAACGACACTTGCTGCACAAGCATATGAAGATATCTTACAAACTCAAGAGTTATTTGATCCTGTTGTTCTACTAAAAAAAATCATATCAGATATGAAGAAATTTAGGCCAAATGAAAATGGTTTTTACTATTTAGCTAATCCGACAAATCTAAAAGAAAACTTTGCTGAGAAATGGAATAATAGCTCATTATATTCCTATTCTTTTTCTTTATGGATAGAAGCAGTATATAATGATATTGAAGTTATATTAACTTCTAATGGACTCGATATAACTGGAAAAGCTATCAATGATGCTTTTGGTGGAAAATATGGTGAACAGGTTATAGATTCTCTTACCTCTTCAATAGACCAAAGTAGAGAAACTGGTCTTATATCAGGGGTTTTTACTTTAAATGAAATGGCTAAACCTAAAGTTGAAAAAAATACTTTTTTCGGAGCATAG
- a CDS encoding helix-turn-helix domain-containing protein has protein sequence MPQKITDTSLIAFHKQIGFNVKKAREEKGITQLELSQRLGYTSVSVVSKAEKCIENKHFSLEQLYRIANELKIDLCSLIKS, from the coding sequence ATGCCTCAAAAAATTACAGATACTTCTTTAATAGCATTTCATAAACAAATAGGTTTTAATGTTAAAAAAGCTAGAGAAGAAAAAGGGATTACACAATTAGAATTATCACAAAGACTTGGGTATACGTCTGTTTCTGTAGTGAGTAAAGCTGAAAAATGTATAGAGAATAAACATTTCAGTCTTGAACAATTATATAGAATAGCTAATGAACTTAAAATAGACCTCTGCTCACTTATAAAAAGTTAA
- a CDS encoding SAVED domain-containing protein, with product MNKFLNFFIKIYEIWQSGKAGKIGTSLLGFGMILVASGASFTFIIGYSDQKRNVNAAVSSSQNPDMVLYSIGILLIIIGALILIDTYRRLIANRTVIYFGNLLKQGDSDIPYYAMEKNDQLNVTPIKLGLIDSYKKTEVIEEYKHLCRLFKDRTDHIDAKKVYIASLASTPYLYLLGTLFRNGHIQNEILDYNRDLDKWYRLDTIGNNLSNCLMYEDNFTTVNDKLNYLCNSNFESIGIALSYTFPIDKTSIPPALRDKTIFLTHGLGFGNDKINNKAAQASLLNELTVYIDKLKSFNKNIHLFVSAQASFNVNLGKRYQDNTMDEVKIYNFNGSLREYDWFISFNSGIVK from the coding sequence ATGAATAAATTTCTCAATTTTTTTATAAAAATATATGAAATATGGCAATCAGGAAAAGCAGGTAAAATTGGCACCTCTTTACTTGGTTTTGGAATGATACTTGTTGCTTCTGGAGCTTCTTTTACATTCATTATTGGTTATTCAGATCAAAAAAGAAATGTAAATGCAGCTGTCTCTTCATCTCAAAACCCTGATATGGTTTTATATAGCATAGGTATTCTACTTATAATAATTGGTGCACTAATATTGATAGATACATACAGGAGGCTAATAGCTAACAGAACTGTTATTTATTTTGGAAATCTATTAAAACAGGGAGATTCTGATATCCCTTACTATGCTATGGAAAAAAATGATCAACTTAATGTCACTCCTATTAAACTAGGACTGATTGATTCCTATAAGAAAACAGAAGTTATTGAAGAATATAAACACCTATGTAGATTATTCAAAGACAGAACTGATCATATTGATGCTAAAAAGGTCTATATAGCATCTCTTGCAAGTACCCCATATCTTTATCTTTTAGGTACCTTATTCCGTAATGGGCACATTCAGAATGAGATACTGGATTACAATCGAGACCTGGATAAGTGGTATAGGTTAGACACTATAGGAAATAACTTAAGCAACTGTTTAATGTATGAAGATAACTTTACAACAGTAAATGACAAACTCAACTATCTTTGCAATAGTAATTTTGAATCCATTGGTATAGCTCTATCATATACTTTTCCAATCGATAAAACATCGATTCCACCAGCTCTTCGGGATAAGACAATATTTTTAACTCATGGATTAGGATTTGGTAATGATAAAATTAATAACAAGGCAGCACAAGCTTCTCTTTTGAATGAATTAACAGTATACATAGACAAGCTAAAATCATTTAACAAAAATATTCATTTATTTGTATCTGCACAAGCATCGTTCAATGTTAACCTTGGAAAAAGATATCAAGATAATACTATGGATGAAGTAAAAATATACAACTTCAATGGTTCGTTAAGAGAATACGATTGGTTTATTAGTTTTAATTCTGGGATAGTAAAATAA